One Salmo salar chromosome ssa01, Ssal_v3.1, whole genome shotgun sequence DNA window includes the following coding sequences:
- the LOC106598081 gene encoding lateral signaling target protein 2 homolog isoform X1: MNRFRKWLYKPKRTDPQLLAQFYYADEELNQVATELDSLDGRKDPQRCTLLVNQFRSCQDNVLNIINQIMDECIPGDRANRDFCVKFPEEIRHDNLAGQLWFGAECLAAGSIIMNREIESMAMRPLAKDLTSSLEEVRNITRDQALRDLNFYTDRMRDTLRHFDSLFAEFELSYVSAMVPVKSPKEYYVQQDVIVLFCETVERALKLGYLSQDMIDDYEPALMFTIPRLAIVCGLVVYGEGPLNLDRKPGDMSELFRPFRTLLKKIRDLLQTLSEEELLTLERSLCISQDGFPLVPEVPPTLAPTIATDPLSSSSPTGDIPQELTEKEQEREQQQEVLSLCISHIQDEEDREWEEVERGGEEERGSLCEEAEEADQACSMQYDEEEIEQLNMMVHRVGDEMFTLLSPPSQGQSPAHRPNRGGSIGGSSTEASPIRVLVGQGRTGLYHEEEDRVFFMEDLDAGGDLVTSSRLTSPSKAPQLSSPQSSRPGPLTDSSRNGWPTEAQSDLSQQPHGQPSQCPSTKRPSPGREPLSYTNGWEVGLEGAETAEVIAHRMGGMKLSATVIFNPHSPSLTELAVDKLLLPRPLSSSETEPCTPLVATNCLLNSCVCCGSCEVGHDDTLAMDTTGLGMGLGLDKHCKPHNSVIQSSACRLASSGHDLHGNGVSPPQLTPPSRCSSEPPPGEEEGDQRCDKCLVVVAPGPQQNRSPIGVRGTPESCSHQCRTVRRPQASGGSDRTGTREADSESKEEIKKNTSFFQDSPLSSVSSSDCESVSVTTCSLSSSAYTASPVSSLTTSSETSEDLDHHDIQLALQAAKMAARNKIRSRFHSSSDLIHRLFVCISGVADQLQTNYAADLRSILKTLFEVMATSEQGDNDKEKACPGLRSAVLEDCSLCQETISSSELAAKALEGQFEDPPDWVPDEECDSCITCKAPFTVIRRKHHCRSCGKIFCSRCSSHSAPLPRYGQVKAVRVCTHCYMFHVTPFYSDKTGI, encoded by the exons AGGACGGACCCTCAGCTCCTGGCCCAGTTCTACTATGCTGATGAGGAGCTCAACCAGGTGGCCACAGAACTGGACAGCCTAGATGGGAGGAAGGACCCTCAGAGGTGTACGCTGCTGGTCAACCAGTTCAGATCCTGTCAG GACAATGTGTTGAACATTATCAACCAGATCATGGATGAATGTATCCCTGGCGACAGAGCCAACAGAGACTTCTGTGTCAAGTTCCCAGAGGAGATTCGCCATGACAACCTGGCTGGACAGCTATGGTTTGGTgctgag TGTCTGGCTGCAGGCTCTATCATTAtgaacagggagatagagagcaTGGCCATGAGGCCTCTAGCCAAGGACCTGACCAGTAGTCTGGAGGAGGTCCGCAACATCACGCGAGACCAGGCCCTCAGAGACCTCAACTTCTACACAGACCGCATGAGGGACACGCTGCGTCACTTCGACAGCCTCTTTGCTGAGTTTGAGCTCAG CTATGTATCAGCCATGGTGCCTGTGAAGTCTCCCAAAGAATACTATGTTCAGCAGGATGTGATTGTGCTCTTCTGTGAGACTGTGGAGAG GGCACTCAAGCTGGGCTATCTCAGCCAAGATATGATCGATGACTATGAACCCGCTCTGATGTTTACAATCCCCAGACTAGCCATTGTGTG tGGTCTGGTGGTGTACGGTGAAGGTCCACTCAACCTGGATAGGAAACCAGGGGACATGTCTGAACTCTTCCGGCCCTTCCGCACTTTACTGAAGAAGATCAG GGACCTGCTGCAGACCCTGTCAGAGGAGGAGTTGTTGACGCTGGAGCGGAGCCTCTGTATCTCTCAGGACGGGTTCCCCTTAGTCCCAGAGGTTCCCCCCACCCTAGCCCCCACCATCGCCACAGACCCCCTCTCATCCAGCAGCCCCACCGGTGACATCCCACAGGAGCTGACTGAGAAGGAGCAGGAGAGggagcagcagcaggaggtgcTGTCTCTGTGCATCTCCCACATCCAGGATGAGGAGGACAGGGAgtgggaggaggtggagagggggggagaggaggagcgggGTAGTCTgtgtgaggaggcagaggaggCGGACCAGGCCTGCTCCATGCAATATGATGAGGAGGAGATTGAACAGCTCAACATGATGGTGCACCGCGTGGGGGACGAGATGTTCACGCTGCTGTCCCCTCCCAGCCAGGGCCAGTCCCCAGCCCACCGCCCCAACAGAGGGGGTTCTATCGGTGGCTCCAGCACCGAGGCCTCCCCCATCCGAGTGCTGGTGGGCCAGGGCAGGACAGGTCTCTACcacgaggaggaggacagagtctTCTTCATGGAGGACCTGGACGCAGGAGGGGACCTTGTGACCAGCAGTCGTCTAACCTCGCCTTCCAAAGCCCCTCAGCTCTCTTCTCCTCAGTCCAGCAGGCCTGGCCCCCTGACAGACTCATCCAGGAATGGCTGGCCCACTGAAGCCCAGTCAGATCTGTCCCAGCAGCCCCACGGCCAGCCCTCACAGTGCCCCAGCACCAAGCGACCCAGCCCTGGCCGGGAGCCCCTGTCCTACACTAACGGCTGGGAGGTGGGCCTGGAGGGGGCGGAAACTGCTGAGGTCATTGCACACCGCATGGGAGGGATGAAGCTATCGGCCACAGTCATTTTCAACCCCCACTCCCCCAGCCTGACTGAGCTGGCTGTGGACAAGCTGCTCTTGCCCcgacccctctcctcctcagagACAGAGCCGTGCACCCCCCTGGTGGCCACAAACTGCCTGCTCAACTCCTGTGTCTGCTGCGGCAGCTGTGAGGTCGGCCATGATGACACCCTCGCCATGGACACCACAGGGCTGGGAATGGGCCTGGGGTTGGACAAACACTGCAAGCCCCACAACTCTGTTATCCAGTCCTCTGCCTGCCGCCTAGCTTCCTCAGGACACGACCTACATGGAAATGGGGTCTCTCCCCCCCAGCTGACGCCCCCCTCTCGCTGCTCTTCAGAGCCACCTccaggggaggaggaaggggaccaGCGCTGTGACAAgtgcctggtggtggtggcccCGGGGCCTCAGCAGAACAGGAGCCCCATTGGGGTAAGGGGAACCCCAGAATCTTGTTCCCACCAGTGCAGGACAGTGAGGAGGCCTCAGGCCAGCGGGGGAAGTGACAGGACGGGGACCAGAGAGGCAGACAGTGAGTCCAAGGAAGAGATCAAGAAGAACACTAG TTTTTTTCAGGACTCTCCTCTCAGCTCAGTCTCCAGTAGTGACTGTGAGAGTGTGTCTGTCACCACATGTAGTCTGTCCAGCAGTGCTTACACAGCCAG CCCTGTCAGCAGTCTGACCACGAGCTCGGAGACGTCAGAGGATCTGGACCACCATGATATCCAGCTGGCCCTGCAGGCTGCTAAGATGGCCGCCAGGAACAAGATCCGCTCGCGCTTCCACAGCAGCAGTGACCTCATCCACCGCCTCTTCGTCTGCATATCGg GTGTTGCTGACCAGCTGCAGACAAACTATGCCGCAGACCTTCGAAGCATTCTGAAGACACTGTTTGAAGTCATGGCTACCTCTGAGCAGGGGGACAATGACAAGGAGAAGG CATGTCCAGGGCTGCGCAGTGCTGTGCTggaggactgttctctctgtcaggagacCATCTCCTCCTCGGAGCTGGCAGCCAAGGCCCTGGAGGGACAGTTTGAAG ATCCCCCAGACTGGGTTCCCGATGAGGAATGTGACTCCTGCATCACCTGTAAGGCCCCCTTCACCGTCATTCGCAGGAAGCACCACTGTAGGAGCTGTGGCAAG ATCTTCTGCTCTCGCTGCTCCTCCCACTCAGCCCCGTTACCGCGGTACGGCCAGgtgaaggccgtcagggtgtgtacACACTGCTACATGTTCCACGTCACACCGTTCTACAGCGACAAGACTGGCATCTGA
- the LOC106598081 gene encoding lateral signaling target protein 2 homolog isoform X2, producing the protein MNRFRKWLYKPKRTDPQLLAQFYYADEELNQVATELDSLDGRKDPQRCTLLVNQFRSCQDNVLNIINQIMDECIPGDRANRDFCVKFPEEIRHDNLAGQLWFGAECLAAGSIIMNREIESMAMRPLAKDLTSSLEEVRNITRDQALRDLNFYTDRMRDTLRHFDSLFAEFELSYVSAMVPVKSPKEYYVQQDVIVLFCETVERALKLGYLSQDMIDDYEPALMFTIPRLAIVCGLVVYGEGPLNLDRKPGDMSELFRPFRTLLKKIRDLLQTLSEEELLTLERSLCISQDGFPLVPEVPPTLAPTIATDPLSSSSPTGDIPQELTEKEQEREQQQEVLSLCISHIQDEEDREWEEVERGGEEERGSLCEEAEEADQACSMQYDEEEIEQLNMMVHRVGDEMFTLLSPPSQGQSPAHRPNRGGSIGGSSTEASPIRVLVGQGRTGLYHEEEDRVFFMEDLDAGGDLVTSSRLTSPSKAPQLSSPQSSRPGPLTDSSRNGWPTEAQSDLSQQPHGQPSQCPSTKRPSPGREPLSYTNGWEVGLEGAETAEVIAHRMGGMKLSATVIFNPHSPSLTELAVDKLLLPRPLSSSETEPCTPLVATNCLLNSCVCCGSCEVGHDDTLAMDTTGLGMGLGLDKHCKPHNSVIQSSACRLASSGHDLHGNGVSPPQLTPPSRCSSEPPPGEEEGDQRCDKCLVVVAPGPQQNRSPIGVRGTPESCSHQCRTVRRPQASGGSDRTGTREADSESKEEIKKNTSPVSSLTTSSETSEDLDHHDIQLALQAAKMAARNKIRSRFHSSSDLIHRLFVCISGVADQLQTNYAADLRSILKTLFEVMATSEQGDNDKEKACPGLRSAVLEDCSLCQETISSSELAAKALEGQFEDPPDWVPDEECDSCITCKAPFTVIRRKHHCRSCGKIFCSRCSSHSAPLPRYGQVKAVRVCTHCYMFHVTPFYSDKTGI; encoded by the exons AGGACGGACCCTCAGCTCCTGGCCCAGTTCTACTATGCTGATGAGGAGCTCAACCAGGTGGCCACAGAACTGGACAGCCTAGATGGGAGGAAGGACCCTCAGAGGTGTACGCTGCTGGTCAACCAGTTCAGATCCTGTCAG GACAATGTGTTGAACATTATCAACCAGATCATGGATGAATGTATCCCTGGCGACAGAGCCAACAGAGACTTCTGTGTCAAGTTCCCAGAGGAGATTCGCCATGACAACCTGGCTGGACAGCTATGGTTTGGTgctgag TGTCTGGCTGCAGGCTCTATCATTAtgaacagggagatagagagcaTGGCCATGAGGCCTCTAGCCAAGGACCTGACCAGTAGTCTGGAGGAGGTCCGCAACATCACGCGAGACCAGGCCCTCAGAGACCTCAACTTCTACACAGACCGCATGAGGGACACGCTGCGTCACTTCGACAGCCTCTTTGCTGAGTTTGAGCTCAG CTATGTATCAGCCATGGTGCCTGTGAAGTCTCCCAAAGAATACTATGTTCAGCAGGATGTGATTGTGCTCTTCTGTGAGACTGTGGAGAG GGCACTCAAGCTGGGCTATCTCAGCCAAGATATGATCGATGACTATGAACCCGCTCTGATGTTTACAATCCCCAGACTAGCCATTGTGTG tGGTCTGGTGGTGTACGGTGAAGGTCCACTCAACCTGGATAGGAAACCAGGGGACATGTCTGAACTCTTCCGGCCCTTCCGCACTTTACTGAAGAAGATCAG GGACCTGCTGCAGACCCTGTCAGAGGAGGAGTTGTTGACGCTGGAGCGGAGCCTCTGTATCTCTCAGGACGGGTTCCCCTTAGTCCCAGAGGTTCCCCCCACCCTAGCCCCCACCATCGCCACAGACCCCCTCTCATCCAGCAGCCCCACCGGTGACATCCCACAGGAGCTGACTGAGAAGGAGCAGGAGAGggagcagcagcaggaggtgcTGTCTCTGTGCATCTCCCACATCCAGGATGAGGAGGACAGGGAgtgggaggaggtggagagggggggagaggaggagcgggGTAGTCTgtgtgaggaggcagaggaggCGGACCAGGCCTGCTCCATGCAATATGATGAGGAGGAGATTGAACAGCTCAACATGATGGTGCACCGCGTGGGGGACGAGATGTTCACGCTGCTGTCCCCTCCCAGCCAGGGCCAGTCCCCAGCCCACCGCCCCAACAGAGGGGGTTCTATCGGTGGCTCCAGCACCGAGGCCTCCCCCATCCGAGTGCTGGTGGGCCAGGGCAGGACAGGTCTCTACcacgaggaggaggacagagtctTCTTCATGGAGGACCTGGACGCAGGAGGGGACCTTGTGACCAGCAGTCGTCTAACCTCGCCTTCCAAAGCCCCTCAGCTCTCTTCTCCTCAGTCCAGCAGGCCTGGCCCCCTGACAGACTCATCCAGGAATGGCTGGCCCACTGAAGCCCAGTCAGATCTGTCCCAGCAGCCCCACGGCCAGCCCTCACAGTGCCCCAGCACCAAGCGACCCAGCCCTGGCCGGGAGCCCCTGTCCTACACTAACGGCTGGGAGGTGGGCCTGGAGGGGGCGGAAACTGCTGAGGTCATTGCACACCGCATGGGAGGGATGAAGCTATCGGCCACAGTCATTTTCAACCCCCACTCCCCCAGCCTGACTGAGCTGGCTGTGGACAAGCTGCTCTTGCCCcgacccctctcctcctcagagACAGAGCCGTGCACCCCCCTGGTGGCCACAAACTGCCTGCTCAACTCCTGTGTCTGCTGCGGCAGCTGTGAGGTCGGCCATGATGACACCCTCGCCATGGACACCACAGGGCTGGGAATGGGCCTGGGGTTGGACAAACACTGCAAGCCCCACAACTCTGTTATCCAGTCCTCTGCCTGCCGCCTAGCTTCCTCAGGACACGACCTACATGGAAATGGGGTCTCTCCCCCCCAGCTGACGCCCCCCTCTCGCTGCTCTTCAGAGCCACCTccaggggaggaggaaggggaccaGCGCTGTGACAAgtgcctggtggtggtggcccCGGGGCCTCAGCAGAACAGGAGCCCCATTGGGGTAAGGGGAACCCCAGAATCTTGTTCCCACCAGTGCAGGACAGTGAGGAGGCCTCAGGCCAGCGGGGGAAGTGACAGGACGGGGACCAGAGAGGCAGACAGTGAGTCCAAGGAAGAGATCAAGAAGAACACTAG CCCTGTCAGCAGTCTGACCACGAGCTCGGAGACGTCAGAGGATCTGGACCACCATGATATCCAGCTGGCCCTGCAGGCTGCTAAGATGGCCGCCAGGAACAAGATCCGCTCGCGCTTCCACAGCAGCAGTGACCTCATCCACCGCCTCTTCGTCTGCATATCGg GTGTTGCTGACCAGCTGCAGACAAACTATGCCGCAGACCTTCGAAGCATTCTGAAGACACTGTTTGAAGTCATGGCTACCTCTGAGCAGGGGGACAATGACAAGGAGAAGG CATGTCCAGGGCTGCGCAGTGCTGTGCTggaggactgttctctctgtcaggagacCATCTCCTCCTCGGAGCTGGCAGCCAAGGCCCTGGAGGGACAGTTTGAAG ATCCCCCAGACTGGGTTCCCGATGAGGAATGTGACTCCTGCATCACCTGTAAGGCCCCCTTCACCGTCATTCGCAGGAAGCACCACTGTAGGAGCTGTGGCAAG ATCTTCTGCTCTCGCTGCTCCTCCCACTCAGCCCCGTTACCGCGGTACGGCCAGgtgaaggccgtcagggtgtgtacACACTGCTACATGTTCCACGTCACACCGTTCTACAGCGACAAGACTGGCATCTGA